CTTAAGAATCGAGGTAAGTCCAAGACAAGGCCACCGATACCCGGGCTGCTTTGGGTTTTCTGGCTCCTTGGCTTATTGGAGCGATATGTCTGACCCTCGTTCCCATGATAGTCTCGCTTTATCTGTCGTTGACCAAGTACAACATGTTGACCAGTCCGAAATTCGTCGGTCTGCAGAACTACGCAACCTTGTTTCAGGACACACGGTATATCCAATCCTTGAAGGTCACGTTCAGCTATGTGATCATTTCGGTACCGCTGCAGCTGATCGTCGCCCTCGCTCTGGCCGTGGTACTTGATCGGGGAATGAGAGGTTTGACGTTCTACCGATCGGCCTTCTATCTGCCCTCCATGCTGGGAGGCTCTGTAGCTATCGCGGTGTTGTGGAAGATGGTGTTCGGCTCCGAGGGTCTGTTCAATCAGGCTTTGGGATTGTTTGGATTGGAAGTCACCCAGTCGTGGATCGCAAACACCGCCACCGCCAACGGCACGCTTATGGTATTGCATATCTGGCAATTTGGCTCGCCCATGGTGATTTTCCTTGCAGGACTTCGCCAAATACCACGAGAGCTGTATGAGGCCGCAAGCGTTGACGGCGCGGGAAAGTGGCGTCAGTTTGTGTCCATCACCTTGCCGATGCTCAGCCCGATCATCTTCTTCAATTTGGTGATAAGCATCATCAACAGCTTCCAGACCTTCACTCAAGCGTTCGTCGTTTCCGGAGGCACCGGCGGCCCCAACGATGCGACCTTGTTCTACACGCTTTATCTGTATATGCAAGGCTTCGGTTCGATGAAGATGGGATATGCCGCCGCCATGGCATGGATTCTCGTGGTCATCGTTGCCGCGCTGACCGTAATCAATTTCGTCCTTTCGAAGTATTGGTGCACTATGATGACTAATGCGACAACCACTGTTAACGCCGTTTCGGCTGCGTCGATTCCCGTCCGAAAAGAGGAGCATAAGATTCGCAGGATCATCCTGCAGGTGGTCAAGCAACTGGTGGTGCTCGCCTTCGCGCTGATCATGCTGTACCCCATCCTGTGGATGGTGGCTTCAAGTCTGAGGAAGCCATCCGAGATCTTCACCAATATGGGGCTGTGGGTTTCCGATCCTCAATGGCACAATTATGTGGACGGCTGGAACGCGCTGAGTTACAGTTTCGGCAGATACTTCCTCAACTCGTTCATCATCGTAGCCTTCGCAATCGTGGGCAACGTCCTCACCTGCTCGATGGCGGCCTATGCCTTCGCTCGACTCAACTTCAAATTCCGGGGCTTGATGTTCGGATTTATGCTGTTGATGCTCATGATCCCGTGCATGTGGTGATTATTCCGCAGTACATCATCTGGAACAACTTGGGGTTGATCAACACGTATGTGCCGCTGATCTTGCCGAAATTCCTGGCGATGGATGGTTTCTTCACATTCCTGTTCTACCAGTTCATCCGTGGACTTCCGCGGGACCTCGATGAAGCCGCCAAAATTGACGGTGCTGGACATATTCGGATTTTCTTTCAGGTGCTGCTGCCGCTGATGAAACCGGCCATCGGCACACCGTTGTGTTCACATTCATGTGGACGTTCAACGACTTCTTCAGCCAGTTGATCTATCTGACCGACCCGGCCAAATACACGGTGCCGATTGCGCTGAGGAACTTCATCGATGCGACGAGCCAGTCGAGTTACGGCCCGATGTTCGCCATGAGCGTGCTGTCCATCATCCGCTGTTCATCGTGTTCTGCTTCGGACAGAAGTATCTGGTCGAAGGCATCGCCACCACCGGAGGAAAGTGAGGTAAGGAGGAAGAAGTAGCTGAAGACAAGCTGGAAAGGCTTTGTTCCTCAAATTTCGATATCGCAGCAATGAACGTTTTGAGGCGTTCGAAGAAGTAACCGGCGAATGCCGACAACAACAAAGGAGTTACCATGAAGTCCATGAAGAAGTGGATTAGCGCCACCGCGATTG
Above is a window of Bifidobacterium eulemuris DNA encoding:
- a CDS encoding ABC transporter permease subunit, whose translation is MLTSPKFVGLQNYATLFQDTRYIQSLKVTFSYVIISVPLQLIVALALAVVLDRGMRGLTFYRSAFYLPSMLGGSVAIAVLWKMVFGSEGLFNQALGLFGLEVTQSWIANTATANGTLMVLHIWQFGSPMVIFLAGLRQIPRELYEAASVDGAGKWRQFVSITLPMLSPIIFFNLVISIINSFQTFTQAFVVSGGTGGPNDATLFYTLYLYMQGFGSMKMGYAAAMAWILVVIVAALTVINFVLSKYWCTMMTNATTTVNAVSAASIPVRKEEHKIRRIILQVVKQLVVLAFALIMLYPILWMVASSLRKPSEIFTNMGLWVSDPQWHNYVDGWNALSYSFGRYFLNSFIIVAFAIVGNVLTCSMAAYAFARLNFKFRGLMFGFMLLMLMIPCMW
- a CDS encoding ABC transporter permease subunit, with the translated sequence MHVVIIPQYIIWNNLGLINTYVPLILPKFLAMDGFFTFLFYQFIRGLPRDLDEAAKIDGAGHIRIFFQVLLPLMKPAIGTPLCSHSCGRSTTSSAS